The Nicotiana tabacum cultivar K326 chromosome 5, ASM71507v2, whole genome shotgun sequence sequence tgcatctggataagtaggtttccctttgaactttccgtaatgaacttatgtcggatatactcggtcaataagtagatttgatatctttggaAGGtcaaactttggtgtatacctagacaaccataagtcacacaaccaacccttaaccgtctttggttctcatttttgTGTTCGTTTCAACCATGAACatcgcctggtttcataagtgcgtagagaactggccttacaaagttctccttgaagaggctaacacttcacacttacataggtgattcctaaacgtgtcatcccgtagatacactatttgatataccccgtatcaaatttagaaatcattaaaaagccttaatgctttatccttgatactgaacattgtctcatcacgagaatggaccaaaggtttagttgacaatgttgaaccgtcattaatgactttgtttgatctccttgaacctagatcttggggtctccagtcttctaggtagagttaccgccactatgacttgttctcggccatagtcccattccccttgataatttctcaactacctctctagttaggccttttgtaagtggatccgacatattatcacttgactttacatagtttATTGtaataattcctctagagagtaattgcctaacggttttatgtcttcgtcgtatatgacgagatttaccattATACATAATGCTCCCAACCCTttcaattgccgcttgactatcacagtgtatgcatattggtgtcAACGGTTTGGGctaaaatggaatgtcttccaagaaattcagagccattcagcttcttcaccgactttatctaaggctataaactcagcctccattgtagagcgggcaatacaagtttgtttggatgaCTTTCAAGATACTGCTCccccaccaatagtgaatacatattcacttgtggacttagaatcagttgaaccggtgatccaatttgcatcacagtatccttCAATCACCGCAAGATATTTACTATAGTACAAAGAAAAGCcatgggtatgttctaaatatcccaaaacttgtttcattgccatccaatgagattgacctggattgctcgtgtatcgactcaaaGAAAAGCCATGGGTATGttttaaatatcccaaaacttgtttcattgccatccaatgagattgacctggattgctcatgtatcgactcaatttacttatagcacaagctatatctggtcgtatacaattcatgatgtacattaagcatcccaacacacgaacataatccaattgtgatatgctttggcttttgttctttgctaatgcaagattcacatcAATTGGAATCTTTACAACTTTAAACCCTAAGTTCTTGAacttttcaagtactgtcttaatataatgagattgtgacagtgccagaccttgaggagtcttatggatttTAATACCCAGAaataaatcagcaactcccaagtcctttACTAGTTAGCATAAGTaacatttatgttggcaatgtcattactcattatcaacatagcatccacatataagcaaacaatgactatatgatttggaatatttttaatgtacacacaatTATCACactcatttatcttaaaaccattcgacaacattgtttggtcaaatttcgtaTGCCATTGTTTGAGTGCTTGTTTTAGTctgtaaagggacttaacaagtctacataccttcttttttttacctggaaccacaaacccttcaggttattccatgtagatttcttcctccaactctccatttaagaaggtcgtcttaacatccatttgatgaatttcaagaccataaactgcagTTAACGCTACCGTTTGTATGGACGTAATtattgtaactggagagtatgtatcaaaatagtcaagaccttctcgttgtctataccctttgaccacaagtcttgccttatatttttcaatagtgccatcatctttcatttttctcttaaagATCCATTTGGAACCCAatggtttatttccaggaggaagatcaaccaactcccatgtatggttgttcaatatagattctatttcactattgactgcctttttccaaaacaatgattccgaagaagacatagcttctttaaatgtttgaggctcattctccaataagaaagtcacaaaatctggtccaaatgaagtagacattctttgacgtttactatgtcttggatcctcctgattaaatgtactttcttttgtttcttctcgaggtcgtttagatccttcaccaatcgactcacattcctttttatacggatatatattttcaaagaactcagcattatctaattttataaccgtattattatgaatgtcggaattttctgatttatgaactagaaatcgatatgctttactattggtcgcttatcctatgaaaacacaatcaacggatttcggtcctatttttatcattttaggtTTAGGagcttgcacttttgccaaacacccccacactttgaaataattcaagttgggcttccttcttttccattttttatatGGAATGATTTGTGTTTTCCTATGGGGTACTTGAATTAATATTCGGTTAGCCGTAAGAACGCCTACCCCCCTCACAAGTTctatggcaaaccagaacttatcaacaatgcatttatcatctcctttaatgaacgattctttcttaccgcaatcccattggattggggtgTGTAAGGGACCGTTGTTTGataaataattccatattctaaacatatttgttcaaaaggagattcatattcaccacccctatcatttcttatcattttgattttcttgttaagttgcgttttaacttcatttttgtattgcttgaatgcgtctattgcttcatttttactattaagtaagtaaatatagcaatatcaagtactatcatcaataaaagttatgaaatacttctttccacagcgagatggtattgacttcatatcgcaaatatttgtgtgaattaagtctaaaggatttgaattcctttcaactgacttataaggatgtttaacatacttagattccacacatatttgacattttgatttatcgcattcaaatttaggcaatacttccaagttaatcattttccgcaaggttttataattgacatgatcCAAACAtatatgccataattcatttgactcaagtaagtaagacgaagctgaaattttattattattctcaacaaccattacattcagcttaaaaaggccctcagtgaggtaactttttcctacaaacattccgttcttacttattacaaccttattgGAAACAAAAACATACTTAAAACCATTCTTAACAAAAAGTCCAgcagagactaaattcttcctaatctcgggaacatgaaggataTTGTTCAAAGTCATCACTTTGTCAAAAGTCATCTTTAGAAAGATAttcccacatccttcaatcttggcgGTTGCATTATTTCCCATAGAAAGAGTTTCTTCGGGTCCAACAGGAGCATATGTTGCAAAGGCTTCcctaacagcacaaacatggcgagtggctccagaatcaatccactactccttaggatttcccaccaggttgcattcagagagcatagcacacaagtcatcaacatcttcatgcttttcaaccacgtttgcttgacccttcttcttgtctttcttcggagcatgACACTCTGTAGATTTGTGCCCagctttcccacagttgtagcaatttccgttgagccgcttcttgcttgggttgctttTTGGTCCAGAAGTCTGcttcctctttctcttattttgagaagtatcctcaacaatgtttgctcccattattgttaagtttccacggcctctcttttcaacagctttattgtcctcttcgattctcaaccgaacaatgagatcttcaagggacatctccttgcgattgtgtttcaagtagtttttgaaatccttccacaaaggaggcaacttctcaatcatcactgctacttggaatgcttcattgaggacaagaccttcaatgaaaattatgttagtaaaaatactaaaattactactttcaacatcaatattaattcgatttataccttcagcaaggagatcgtgaGTAATCACATGCAATttctggacttgggtaataacagacttgctatctaccattttatagtccaaaaacttggcggcaacgaatttcttcaaccTGGCATCTTCTGTTTTGTATTTGTTTTCAAGCGCAGTCCACAATTCTTTTAatgtctccacgccactgtagaCATTATACAAATCGTCCTCCAGTCTTCTAAGAACATagttcttgcataaaaaatcagaatgcttccatgcctcaatcacgagaaagcgtttaTTCTCTAGAGTTTCATCGGGCAGAACaagaacatcttccttgatgaacttctgcagacttaaagtagtcaagtagaagaacatcttctgctgccaccgCTTGAAATATAACCCGAAATTTTTTTCGGGTTTCtccgccggtgttcggcttgttgatgcattggcagtcaccatTGGAACAGTCTGGTTCCCGTTATCATTAGTCATTTCTGTAagagaatgacacaaacaaacgttaaaatcacgtagattttaatctccaacgaAGTAAAAACCCACaaaggttttaaactctaaaacagtgaatataacacaaatacagaataaaaaatcaaattccttaagcttgttagtaaattgtatttgtaaaataattctgggaaatataaaataacataaacagaaatatcaatgaaataaaaattaatccgagcccactgaattcacagtgtttccttaaggaatttaatccctcctagtacccaaggttatggataaTTTTCTCACatgatagaacgaattacacactggtgtagtggtacttcaaaccccagtgtttcagcgaacacaacgTTCGATAGCAAATCACAattactgttgctttctttgaagttaaaacaacacagaagaaggaggagaaactcagaaaatcataTCGAACTTCTGAGAGAACAggcttgtatttatagccaaagttggctgaaatctgaagacgtgcaactcttcagaatggttgtttatgcaaaacggccatagaataaatgccataacataaatgactatttactcaacaataaagagggaaaattgaagagggtagtttaattttcagttacacaactGAAAAACGGAAAATtgattggatttaatattaatatttattttaatattaatattttgttattaaaacgaatatttaataatatttctgttaatattttactattaacaaataaatttggtccaaaaaatcaatcaatcgatccgaagccgagcgacgacgacgacgcgaggcttgccttcttttcaactctttaagagctagaagaagagcaattgcttatatacccataaaaaacctcttcctcttccaatacgGGACAATGTTCCTTCGTCAagggggaaaacttaaaatttcacttaaaaatttcattttcctccatttcccattcaccctttTTTAAACATTTAATATACTTAAAGCCCTAACAGAAATGCCTACCAATTAGAGTATATTAACATACAACGCCGAGTGAAAATTCAAGAATATCAGGTGCAATTGATATGGAGGAAATTATTTCGTAAGAAAATGTAATTTAGTTATCCCACGTTTGGCAACAAAAATGCTCAGCAATTTGGCAACCAAACTTAGGAATGAATACCAATTCAAGAACGAACAACAATGCCGAGCAAAAAATCAACCATTACGGGTGTGTTTTAATTATGGAGAAAAATATTAATAATGTGTTACAAATTTTGaaacaattacaagaaaatacaattgacttcacaccataacaaaaaatgacccatatttttaagttttacccgacctaacccatattgtacatatttagaaagcactagcaaattcaaaatatgttttcttacaaccattgcttctaaaagttATGAAGTTAAATCTATAttctcacaaccattgctttcactctcttttcttctcacatcttctacatatgcctCAAGGGGTCGTCGTCCATTACTGCTTCTTCCCTGTGTCACCTGGTtacaatgtaagaaaattgaagattcaACATTCCACCATTGAAGGCCATTCAAAGTTTTGCtttcaaaaataagattttttgagtttgttagttgtttggattgagtgttgttccaattgattgaaaatatcaaaaggagttcaaaatttaaatttgaagtgatttgtagtagatttgagcaagatttgagttaaatttaagaaaaaatgcaaggaagaagacgaagtcagttttttgtataattatgtataatcttgtataatagtgtgtATGAGTGTATAAGcacatcttatacactattatacatttttatacacctttatacaagcgtctgtagacgaacttcttccataattttcagttgcaattcttgttcaaaatcagtccaaatttccactaaatgacttcaaattttttatacaacttccttatactatttctaacaattCTAGATAatacccactccaaatttctcacaaaatcaaattcggaatctaaacccacatatttaagcttgttaaaaatctaatttttaccatccaaatggatttggtttgttgaactaatatttgagttacagttactgattcgaaaattaacttaaaagcttgagcaatcttattaaaaaattaaatagtatTTTTGAGAATTTATTATAGTTGAATGTTGAATCTTAacttattatttttgggctagttggttgtaaattgaaatatgggctataaaattaaaaagtagggATCCCAGTTGTTCTTAGGTAAAATTTTCCCTAATTTGACTGGATTCAATATTtaggaaaatatattttcctgaAATTAGAGAAAAGAGTCCAAGACTTCCCTAAGACCtataagaaaattattctttATGACTACATTATTCTTTTAGATAGCAATGAATATTATCCCGCGTATATTAGCGCAAGTAGACTAACGAATACTATTCACATACGCGTTACCGACGGCGAAGAAAAATTCCAACACTTGGCACCATTTAATACTTATTCTAAAGTTCCTCATCACCATCTTCCcactttcctttcttttctttaattaatttccaCCATATAAACGACTTCAACTCCCCCGCAAGATTCACAAAACTGAAATATCTCTAAAATCTGTCCAAATATCTCATCTTGTTTATTTAGAGTAATAAATTACTAACTACAAATGGCAGGAACAAGTAGTTATCCTCCTCAGATGGCTATGCCGCCGGCAGCAAATCAGGTTGCAATTATAAGCCCACAGTTCTGTGCTCCATATCCAGTTGATTTGAACATCGTGAGGAAACTGATGACTTTGTCTGAAGGGAGTTTCGGAGTTACCGATGTCAACGGCAACATCATTTTTAAGGTCAAAGGAAAGCTCTTTAGCCTTAGGGATCGCAGAGTTTTGGTTGATGCCGCTGGCAACCCTCTCGTCACTTTCCAACAAAAGGTTATATAAATCCTTCTTCTTAACTAAATTTCCTTTTACTTCTATGCagtatagtataatatttacACAATCATATCATAGTTGCATATAAATTTAGTTTTTATGATAAAAATTGGTAACCTGTTGGAAATAATTAACTTGATAAAATAGTTACTATTGATCAGTTGCGGATTTATCATGTATTTTACACGTGAATTCAATAGTTGTTCAAACTTAGTATTTCTATTAAGAAATTGACTAAATATTTGACTGTTAAccaattattattgtatattaacttgAGGTTGTTACAGATGTTATACCTTCAAATCCGAGATTCGCCTCTATTACTAATAATGTAAATTTTGTTATGCTCTCGGTGAGATATATAACTTAAGTCCTTTACACATTTTCCTTAATTCGTGTTCATAGTATTTGTATGTTCTAGGCTTCTAGCTTAGTCAGACTATAattagttttttctgttttttgttgGTTTAACTGATTTTTTCCCTTCTCACTAACAGTACTATATATATCTGTTGAATTCATTTAGTTGATGCAATCCGTAGGCCGTAGTATTTGCATCTGTTCGTAGTAGTTTCTCAAATTAGGTCATATCCTCTCCTTGTAGAAAAGATCAAATGACCTAAAACTAGTAAGCTTGTTCAGTAGTCAGGTTTAGTCAGATTAAAGGGTATGATCTTCGTATCTTATTTTCGGTAAAAAACTTACTCGCACTTGGTATTTGTACCAAATCATGCATATTTACCATGGTTATTTAATAAATTAAGTTGAGAATGTGTGTTAATTAACAATGATTAAGTGATAAGAGTGTATGTGAGACATGTGTCATATATTTATTGGATTGATGTAAATACCGGCCGGTTGCAGGTAAGTTTTTACGCGTATTCTCTGTCTTTAGTTTCTTTACGCCTACGACGACAGGTAAAAAAAATCATGAAAACTTGTTCTGTTCTCTGGATAGTTATAACCAATTTAGTCATTCATCTGCGATGAAAGGATGCATCGTACCATTCACCTTTGTTGTACCAAATTTTCCTAAATTTATATATCAGGGATTCAGGACATCTAAGTATTAAGTAATAAGCAGTAATATCGGGTCTCGTTAATGATTATGCCACTTTATTTCCACTGTAGCCTCTGTTTATGATACAGAAGAAAATAGTTCTTTCACTTTTACCATAGATAGACCAAAAATAACGACCATATCCGCCTCTGTATCGATTTAATCTTGTCGTATTGTAAGAAATTTGCATCTAAGCAAAGGAATCCCTCATGACATTtattcattttcctttttctattttgCATTTCAGATGTTGACTGCCCATAGGAGATGGCAAGTATACCGAGGAGAGAGCACCGATACCAAAAATTTCCTTTTTAGTGTAAAGAAGTCTTCACTTCTTCAATTCAAGACCAAATTAGACGTATTCTTGGCTCACAACACAAAAGAAGACGTTTGCGACTTCAGAATTGAAGGAAGCTGGTTTGAAAGATCTTGTGTTATCTATGCTGGAAATACTAATACCATAATCGCCCAAATGCATAGGAAACACACTGCTCAAAGTATATTGCTTGGGAAAGACAATTTTGGTGTTACTGTGTATCCGAACGTGGATTATGCTTTCGTAGTCGCTTTGGTTGTGATTCTGGAGGAGATCAATGAGGATAGATCGGGTGAAGACTAAGATTATATTATCACAAGTGTTGCCAATGTCTGATATTTTTGTGTAAACGAGTTTGGCTTTTGATTATGACTTGATTTCAGATGTAGATAAGGGTGTAAAACCGTTTTGTTTGCTAACTTTCGCCAGAAAGATTACTGATTGTAATATTTTGTGTTTGCATAAAGTGCTCATAGCGGCACTTCACTCTGTAATAATGCATAGTATTAAGTTAATATATAATATTTCCTTTTGGAACAAAAAGATAAGGGTGTTTTAACTAGTAACCCTTGTAATACTGTTATGTTATTATTGGAGTTTCTCCCCGAAAATGTTGTTGTATTAGGTAAAACTATTGCCACATAAACATGGTCAGCGATAAGAGACGTTTGTTAATGGTAATTCTGTCAAGTAGATGTGTTAAAATAGGAAACTTTGTAAGTTTGGTAGCCGGCTTAAAAAATTGGTGCAAGTTTAAGGGGTGTACTGCGTATAATAAATAATTGGACGCCccactctctttctctctcatttttttaagTTCAATTAGTAACAACGTACTAATGTGAGACTAGTCTGATAGGATTTTTATCTTAGACTGTGAGTGGTTAATGTTGTGTTTTTATTACTCTTCCGTTTTCCATAGTGCCGGGACTATTTACTCTTTATTGCTtttgtttttcatctattttctagTTTTTATGATGCTTTATTATTTCTATGGTTTCTGTTAATGGTACTGATATATTATCTCTTTTCGTCTTAAgttgttatatctgatatctcctaatcgaaaaggttgcataaatgataaggagaaggactccttactcgagataagggaggagttagaagttgaagataactacaACTCTTCCACCACGGAAGAGTATAACAttggaactctagttatttcctattctactaactctatatatttcaggatgttctcattttatAGGTACGCACAAATGATGAAGTTAAatgtgagttgagagcaaaatagcaaggtatTTTGCAAACAATTCTTGTATAATTctagtgtgcgaacctgaagctacatgaaccagccAGTTCCAAAtgtttgtcttttattctagtttcattgtagtaTGTGTTTCAAATTGCACCTTTcaactttatctagaagcaattgtattaggtactatgggtattgtattcaagttagagttaacttcaagttgtcgcaacagttagaggctgacTACCACAgtgggattagaggtaatccttaggtttacaaagagttttgtaaatgccgTTTTGACTCAATGATTTAGTGAAATGTTGAggaaatcctactgagtagtaggtcgtggttttttcacctttttgagtcgggtatttttcacgtaaaatacttTTGTCTTACTTTCTGCATTTACTATTTCCGCAACAGCAGTATAAGGAACAcgtagaagaaccaggtccttctataatttgtgcacgcgaaaattggacaccacacaaatcaccccccccccccttgtgtgacattgaagtataaaacattaatcggtatcagagcaggttatccttgaagaggcttacaccttaggagaagatcaacatTAGTGAACCACCTGGAAACTGTGAGGGGTTATCTACTGCTAAAccaccactctttaatggccaataCAACTCTTGGTGAAAAAAAGGATAAGAGGTTACATTATAGGAGAGGACTATGAGCTATGAGACATTGTCACCGATGACCCACTGGCTACCTTGAAGAAAATACTAAAGGAGTAGATGTACCAAAGACAAGAGCGAATTGCACTATCGAGGACTTGAGgaagtgggagaagaatgctaaagccaaaaaatggcttgtctgtggacttggtccagataAGTACAATAGAATCCAaggttgtaccactgctaagaaaATTTGGGACACACTACAAGTGGCTCATGAAAGAACACCTGAGGTAAAGACATCCAAAGGAACTCTACTGTACGCTCAGTATGAGAGCTTtgctatgaaggaaggagaaaccattcaAGAAATGCACACAAGGTTCATTATGCTGACAAATGAGCTAAAAtttcttggaaggattattcctgaAGAAGAAAGGGTCGAGAAGATACTAACTAGAGTTTTGCCTATcacttgggagagcaaaatcactgccatctaggaatcaaagaatattatCACTCTTCCACTAGATGAATTAATTGGAAATCTTACTGCCTATAACTTAGGAGACAGACCATGAAGATAGATGTACctaaaaaggaaaagagtttgtctctcagaatcactgaaggttctgatctagaagatgatgaaatggctatgatcaccaaagacttcaagaagtacctgacGAGAGGAAAGTGTTCTTCAAGAAGTGAAAGCTATAGCAAATCAAAAGCTCCTAAGAAGCAAATCAATGATGGCTTctacaagtgtggaaagactTATCACCACATCAAGAACTGTTCTCTATGGGAAttttgaatggaagaaggaaagagctaaACGAAGGAATAGGAAAAAGGAACAGGTACAACCCAAGAAAAGCAATaacaaaggatcaaccaaggctatggtcGCTTCTTGGGGAGATAGCTTAGATGAAagctctgatgatgatgatgaacgagcacttatggccattggagaatctaaTGAAGAAGCTGAGGTAAGTGTCTCTCATCTCAAAGACacgattaaatttttgtctaaagaaaggttatctAAGTTGCTTCTAGAGCTAATTGATAAATCTGAGGATGTAAATAATAAAAAGGAACAACTGTCAAAAGAATGTGTGGTTTtaaaagctaagtgcaaaaacaTGGAACTTAAGGCTAGtgaaactgaaaatgaaaatgctgtgttgaagaaccaggtttATGAACTTGACACATCTGTAATAGAATTTAGATcagaaaatctaaaattgaaattaggaacaggtaaaaagagagttgatcacacacaactcactcaggaaaaaatgtaggaaaaataaaagatgagttgtacaaaagagaTGAGCGGATAAGAAGCCTAAAAGAGGATCTAAGCAAAGTCAAGCATGAtctagacagaacttgtaaatggagcaggtcctccgatgcactttcatggctacaagaacaccatagtagAAATAGAGGAAgacttggctttgggaaccttgcacctaagtgggatcccaaaagcaagtaccttacACTTACTGAGAACAAGATTTTCACACATTGTGGTAAAATAGGCCATAAAAGTGAACgtactgcaaaagaaaaggcaagtcaaaagaacaGAGAATTTGTTCGAGGAAAGAATAggctaccaagttgggctaaaaagaatttgattcatccttttgcctatagaaaaggacccaaactagtttaggTTTCTAAGACTAccccctgatttctttttgcaggtccaagtgaaggggagcagccaaatatgttacatggatagtggttgctcaaagcatatga is a genomic window containing:
- the LOC107792323 gene encoding protein LURP-one-related 10, with product MAGTSSYPPQMAMPPAANQVAIISPQFCAPYPVDLNIVRKLMTLSEGSFGVTDVNGNIIFKVKGKLFSLRDRRVLVDAAGNPLVTFQQKMLTAHRRWQVYRGESTDTKNFLFSVKKSSLLQFKTKLDVFLAHNTKEDVCDFRIEGSWFERSCVIYAGNTNTIIAQMHRKHTAQSILLGKDNFGVTVYPNVDYAFVVALVVILEEINEDRSGED